The Roseibaca calidilacus genome has a window encoding:
- the prfB gene encoding peptide chain release factor 2, which translates to MRSETLGLIEQIRKSLTLLGQRMDIETAPHRLEEFDAMTEDPELWNDPARAQALMRDRRMLSDALETYRSIAQELEDQIGLIELGEAEGDADVVAEAEEELRKLAKSAGEKELEALLNGEADSNDTFLEINAGAGGTESCDWASMLARMYVRWAEKKGYTVELMSESAGEEAGIRSVAYKISGHNAYGWLKSESGVHRLVRISPYDSSARRHTSFSSVWVYPVVDDNIEIEINPSDIRIDTYRSSGAGGQHVNTTDSAVRITHIPTGIVTTSSQKSQHQNREIAMNALKSRLYEMELRKRTEAIEAAHDAKGDAGWGNQIRSYVLHPYQMVKDLRTGHETSDSQGVLDGALDGFMGATLAMDVSGKSRAEANATD; encoded by the coding sequence ATGCGCTCTGAAACGCTTGGCCTGATCGAGCAGATCCGCAAATCCCTGACCCTGTTGGGACAGCGCATGGATATCGAAACCGCCCCGCACCGGCTGGAAGAATTCGACGCCATGACCGAAGACCCAGAGTTGTGGAACGATCCCGCCCGCGCCCAAGCGCTGATGCGTGACCGCCGGATGCTGTCGGATGCGCTGGAAACCTACCGCTCGATCGCGCAGGAATTGGAAGACCAGATCGGCCTGATCGAACTGGGCGAGGCCGAGGGCGACGCCGATGTGGTGGCCGAGGCCGAGGAAGAATTGCGCAAGCTGGCCAAATCCGCAGGCGAAAAGGAACTGGAAGCCCTGCTGAACGGCGAGGCTGACAGCAACGACACTTTCCTAGAGATCAATGCCGGCGCAGGCGGCACGGAAAGCTGTGACTGGGCGTCGATGCTGGCGCGCATGTATGTGCGTTGGGCCGAGAAGAAAGGCTACACGGTCGAATTGATGTCCGAAAGCGCGGGCGAGGAAGCGGGCATCCGCTCTGTCGCCTATAAGATCAGCGGTCATAACGCCTATGGCTGGCTGAAATCGGAATCGGGCGTGCACCGCTTGGTGCGCATTTCGCCTTATGACAGTTCCGCCCGGCGGCATACATCCTTCAGTTCTGTCTGGGTTTACCCGGTCGTGGACGACAATATCGAGATCGAGATCAACCCATCCGATATTCGCATCGACACTTACCGCTCTTCCGGGGCGGGTGGTCAGCACGTCAACACCACCGATTCTGCGGTCCGCATCACGCATATCCCGACCGGCATTGTCACCACCTCTAGCCAGAAATCGCAGCACCAGAACCGCGAAATCGCGATGAATGCGCTGAAATCACGGTTGTATGAAATGGAATTGCGCAAGCGCACCGAAGCGATTGAGGCCGCGCACGATGCCAAGGGCGATGCCGGCTGGGGCAACCAGATCCGGTCCTATGTTCTGCACCCCTACCAGATGGTCAAAGACCTGCGCACGGGGCATGAAACATCCGACAGCCAAGGCGTGCTGGATGGGGCGCTGGATGGGTTCATGGGCGCGACGCTGGCCATGGACGTGTCGGGCAAATCGCGTGCAGAGGCCAACGCAACCGATTGA
- a CDS encoding DUF2189 domain-containing protein — MTTTELSNTSQRPAVSTIGTDDLRAALAAGWADFKRAPAFGLFFALVYVAGGLALWFGLGAMGQPVWFVPIAAGFPLFAPFAAIGLYEVSRRLERGEPLSWPPVLSALRGRGDGQLALMAVGVLIVFGFWIILARGVFAIFMARSGIGFDSLGLLASAEGVFMLLVGSAIGAAVALALFAVTVISLPMLLDREVDFVTAMITSVETVQRNPRVMLTWAAIIAGLLFAAMIPAFLGLFVVLPVLGHATWHLYRRSVG; from the coding sequence ATGACGACGACAGAGTTATCCAACACGTCCCAACGCCCTGCGGTGTCCACGATTGGCACCGATGACCTTCGCGCGGCCCTTGCCGCCGGATGGGCCGATTTCAAACGTGCCCCTGCCTTTGGGCTGTTTTTCGCGCTGGTGTATGTCGCGGGCGGGTTGGCGCTGTGGTTTGGCCTTGGTGCCATGGGCCAGCCCGTTTGGTTCGTGCCGATTGCCGCAGGCTTTCCGCTATTCGCGCCCTTCGCCGCGATTGGGTTGTACGAGGTCAGCCGCCGACTGGAACGCGGCGAGCCGCTGTCATGGCCTCCGGTGTTAAGCGCGCTGCGCGGGCGGGGCGACGGGCAACTGGCGCTAATGGCGGTCGGTGTGCTGATTGTGTTCGGCTTCTGGATTATCCTTGCGCGCGGGGTGTTTGCCATTTTCATGGCCCGCAGCGGCATCGGCTTTGACAGTCTTGGCCTGCTGGCCAGCGCCGAAGGCGTGTTCATGCTGCTGGTCGGCAGCGCCATCGGTGCGGCCGTAGCGCTGGCGCTGTTCGCAGTCACTGTCATTTCCTTGCCCATGCTGCTGGACCGCGAGGTCGATTTCGTGACAGCCATGATAACCTCTGTCGAAACCGTGCAGCGCAACCCGCGGGTTATGCTGACATGGGCCGCCATCATTGCGGGGTTGTTGTTTGCAGCCATGATCCCGGCCTTCTTGGGGCTGTTCGTGGTGCTGCCGGTGCTGGGCCATGCGACATGGCATCTATACCGGCGCAGCGTTGGCTAA
- a CDS encoding DUF2189 domain-containing protein, which produces MSDNISTVAPPSVIPEPRVISTRDIPDLLRAGLHDFKRAPAFGLVFSSVYVLGGLVLYAVFMASGQSWWFIPVAVGFPLLAPFAATGLYDVSRRLEAGVALDWSAILGCVFAQKDRQVPSMAMVIMLAFMFWVFVAHTTFALFFGLQPITSSTADMLLSSTGLTMLAVGGIIGGAMAAVMFALTVVSLPLLLDREVDFITAMITSVRVVTLNPVPMALWALTIAALLFVAMLPAFLGLFLVLPVLGHASWHLYRRVLP; this is translated from the coding sequence ATGTCAGACAATATCAGCACCGTCGCGCCGCCATCCGTTATCCCCGAACCACGGGTGATTTCCACGCGCGACATTCCCGATCTGCTGCGCGCGGGCCTGCATGATTTCAAACGCGCGCCAGCCTTCGGCCTTGTGTTTTCAAGCGTCTATGTTCTGGGCGGCTTGGTGCTGTATGCGGTTTTCATGGCCTCGGGCCAAAGCTGGTGGTTCATTCCGGTCGCGGTCGGCTTTCCGCTTTTGGCGCCCTTTGCCGCAACTGGGCTATACGATGTCAGCCGCAGGCTGGAAGCGGGCGTGGCGCTGGATTGGTCGGCCATTCTTGGTTGCGTCTTTGCGCAAAAGGACCGGCAGGTGCCGTCCATGGCCATGGTCATCATGCTGGCCTTCATGTTCTGGGTTTTTGTCGCGCATACGACCTTTGCGCTCTTCTTTGGCCTGCAACCCATAACCAGTTCGACCGCTGACATGCTGCTCAGCAGCACCGGCCTGACCATGCTGGCGGTCGGGGGTATCATTGGCGGGGCAATGGCGGCGGTCATGTTTGCCCTGACCGTGGTCAGCCTGCCGCTTTTGCTGGACCGCGAGGTGGATTTCATCACCGCGATGATAACCTCTGTCCGAGTGGTCACGCTGAACCCCGTGCCAATGGCGCTTTGGGCACTGACGATCGCGGCCCTGTTATTTGTCGCAATGCTGCCGGCGTTTCTGGGCCTGTTTCTGGTCTTGCCGGTGCTGGGCCATGCGTCTTGGCACCTGTATCGGCGCGTTTTACCCTAA
- a CDS encoding Hint domain-containing protein, giving the protein MPEVVANGLILLDEGGQVTAGSFGEVYSCGCDDPTRELMSVEDNVVFDVPDGTPDGTIPYGSEVVVGGVPYELTEAYSMWGVYTFIDVDTGDLVEYSGQTIALTITAADGSTLSYIRPSDDVIRDPDFPSTGFALRSIEVASDPFLSPGITSGGADEVKISLTTDIEISCFVVGALVDTDQGPKPVEQVMIGDHVLTRDNGYREVRWIGHHAQTAASFAARPDLAAVLVAKGALGEGLPVRDMRVSPWHRLLICGQRAELMFGEYEVLVPAVHLVGQPGITRETTPQTYVHLMFDEHQIIRADGAWSESFQPGAKTLAGIGAEQRAELLALFPELAEKSGQDSYVSARLSLKEHEARALLAA; this is encoded by the coding sequence ATGCCTGAAGTTGTTGCGAATGGTTTGATTTTGCTGGACGAGGGTGGTCAGGTGACCGCGGGTAGCTTCGGCGAAGTATACAGCTGTGGCTGCGACGACCCGACGCGCGAGCTGATGTCGGTTGAAGACAATGTTGTGTTTGATGTTCCGGACGGAACACCGGACGGCACCATTCCCTACGGGTCCGAGGTGGTGGTGGGCGGTGTTCCCTATGAACTCACCGAAGCTTATAGTATGTGGGGCGTTTACACGTTCATCGATGTCGATACCGGTGACTTGGTCGAATACAGCGGGCAAACCATCGCGCTCACAATCACCGCTGCTGATGGCAGCACGCTGTCCTACATCCGCCCCAGTGATGATGTCATCCGCGACCCCGACTTCCCATCGACGGGGTTTGCACTTCGGTCAATTGAAGTTGCGTCTGACCCCTTCCTGTCGCCCGGTATCACATCGGGTGGGGCTGATGAGGTCAAGATTTCCCTTACAACTGACATAGAAATCAGCTGTTTCGTGGTTGGCGCGCTGGTCGATACCGACCAAGGGCCGAAGCCGGTCGAGCAAGTCATGATCGGCGACCATGTCCTGACCCGCGACAATGGCTATCGCGAGGTAAGGTGGATCGGGCACCATGCCCAGACGGCAGCGTCTTTCGCGGCACGCCCCGACCTTGCCGCCGTGCTGGTAGCCAAAGGGGCGCTTGGCGAAGGGCTGCCAGTGCGCGACATGCGCGTGTCGCCGTGGCACCGACTGTTGATCTGCGGTCAGCGGGCCGAACTGATGTTCGGCGAATACGAAGTGCTTGTGCCTGCGGTGCATCTGGTCGGCCAGCCGGGCATTACCCGTGAAACCACGCCGCAGACCTATGTCCATCTGATGTTCGACGAACACCAGATCATCCGCGCAGATGGCGCTTGGAGCGAAAGCTTCCAACCCGGCGCGAAAACCTTGGCCGGGATCGGGGCGGAGCAGCGCGCAGAGTTGCTGGCGCTGTTCCCGGAACTGGCCGAGAAAAGCGGGCAAGACAGCTATGTCTCTGCGCGTTTGTCGTTGAAGGAACACGAAGCGCGCGCGCTGCTTGCCGCCTGA
- a CDS encoding cysteine synthase A produces the protein MFIRSNLAEAIGNTPLIRLNKVSEATGCTILGKAEFLNPGQSVKDRAALYIIRDAVARGDLKPGGTIVEGTAGNTGIGLALVGASMGFRTVIVIPETQSQEKKDMLRLAGAHLVEVPAVPYKNPNNYVKYSGRLAAELAKTEANGAIWANQFDNTANRQAHIETTAPEIWAQTDGKVDGFICAVGSGGTLAGVGAALQPKGVKVGLADPAGAGLFKLYTGQDNPGDSITEGIGQGRITANLEGFTPDFSTRIPDEEALPYVFDLLAEEGLCLGGSSGVNIAGAVHMARDMGPGHTIVTILCDYGTRYQSKLYNPAFLRSKGLPVPAWLDRDAPDLPDVYSKDTD, from the coding sequence ATGTTCATCCGGTCCAATCTCGCAGAGGCAATCGGCAACACCCCCCTGATCCGGCTTAACAAGGTCAGCGAAGCCACCGGCTGCACCATTTTGGGCAAGGCCGAATTCCTGAACCCCGGCCAGTCCGTCAAGGACCGCGCGGCGCTTTACATCATCCGCGACGCGGTTGCGCGCGGCGATCTGAAACCGGGCGGCACCATTGTAGAGGGGACGGCGGGCAATACCGGCATTGGCCTTGCGCTGGTCGGCGCGTCGATGGGGTTTCGCACCGTCATCGTCATTCCCGAAACCCAAAGCCAAGAAAAGAAAGACATGCTGCGGCTGGCCGGTGCGCATCTGGTAGAGGTGCCTGCCGTGCCCTATAAGAACCCGAATAACTACGTTAAATATTCCGGGCGTCTGGCGGCAGAACTGGCCAAGACCGAAGCCAATGGCGCGATCTGGGCCAACCAGTTCGACAACACGGCCAACCGCCAAGCGCATATCGAAACGACCGCGCCCGAAATCTGGGCGCAGACCGATGGCAAGGTCGATGGCTTTATCTGCGCCGTCGGCTCTGGGGGCACGCTGGCCGGTGTTGGCGCGGCCTTGCAGCCCAAGGGGGTCAAGGTCGGGCTTGCCGACCCGGCGGGTGCCGGGCTGTTCAAACTGTATACCGGGCAGGACAACCCCGGAGATTCGATTACCGAAGGCATCGGGCAGGGGCGGATCACCGCCAATCTGGAAGGATTCACCCCAGATTTCAGCACCCGCATTCCCGATGAAGAGGCGCTGCCCTATGTCTTTGATTTACTTGCCGAAGAGGGTCTGTGCCTTGGTGGATCTTCTGGTGTGAATATCGCCGGGGCGGTGCATATGGCCCGTGATATGGGGCCGGGCCATACCATCGTAACGATCTTGTGCGATTACGGCACGCGTTATCAGTCCAAACTGTATAACCCGGCCTTCCTGCGCTCCAAGGGGTTGCCGGTGCCCGCGTGGCTTGACCGGGACGCGCCCGATCTGCCCGATGTTTACTCCAAGGATACTGACTGA
- a CDS encoding DUF3772 domain-containing protein produces the protein MHFLHIVLTYLLLGLLPVAASAQTAPELEPSAAPVAQQPDYAAWNTRADAIEAELERPDVTVERLEALRAELVAFRAQFQEGRNVNEPRIESLRAQIDALGPAPEDPSSEAADISERRAALAAELATVQAPRAAAQEAFSRADALVRRVDTSMRARQADVLLAVEPYPWNPANWIPAVTSVVDSSALVAQEFNNTLGSTLRMRQLRENLPVIGGLLIFGAFILLRGRAGIERLVLAMRSGTVGAKVLGNSPKSQRLLGLLLSFSQVIVPSLAVMALYFAAVSSSLLGERGSAIAESIAGLGIIYFIARWIGLWLFPSSGSLYSPLLLTDGQRTQGRVLVNLLGLFSGLYEVALAALGNERAPAAAVSVIAFPLIVLTAIALFRLGQLFIQHAKANAVSGQDTAFKDRAIGLVGRALLAVALLAPTLAALGYRNAAEALLYPSIASVALFAVLLLFLRLIEDIYDLATKRTDDSPEPLVPALLGFVLAIGSLPLFALIWGVRGTEISEFFALLLQGFQIGETRIAPSALLVLIVVFAIGYYITRLLQGALGTTVLPKTRIDKGGQKAIISGTGYIGIFVAALVAISTAGIDLSGLAIVAGALSVGIGFGLQNIVSNFISGVILLIERPIAEGDWIEVGTTMGTVRSISVRSTTIETFDRTDVIVPNTDLIAGSVTNWTRYNMTGRIIVPVGVAYGSDTRRVQQILQEIGDAQPLALLDPAPSVIFADFGADALMFELRMVLSDVSLGLSVRTEIRHQIAERFAQEGIEMPFSQRDIWLRNPEVLRPDHQPEPKDVPRSDGAQKVAILRRDEIVNDGSDGGTGEGDGR, from the coding sequence ATGCACTTTCTTCACATCGTTCTGACCTATCTGCTGCTGGGTTTGCTTCCGGTTGCGGCAAGCGCGCAAACAGCCCCCGAGCTGGAACCGAGCGCCGCGCCTGTGGCCCAGCAGCCCGACTATGCGGCCTGGAACACGCGCGCAGACGCGATCGAAGCCGAGCTGGAGCGGCCCGATGTCACGGTCGAGCGGCTGGAAGCGCTGCGCGCTGAACTGGTCGCGTTCCGCGCCCAGTTTCAAGAGGGGCGCAATGTCAACGAACCGCGTATTGAAAGCCTGCGTGCGCAGATAGATGCTTTGGGGCCAGCCCCAGAAGACCCCTCATCCGAAGCCGCCGACATCTCGGAACGGCGCGCGGCACTTGCGGCGGAACTGGCCACCGTGCAAGCCCCGCGCGCGGCTGCGCAAGAGGCGTTCAGCCGGGCCGACGCGCTTGTCCGGCGTGTTGACACGTCAATGCGGGCGCGGCAGGCCGATGTGCTGCTGGCGGTCGAACCCTACCCGTGGAACCCGGCCAACTGGATTCCGGCCGTGACAAGCGTTGTCGACTCCTCGGCCCTTGTGGCGCAAGAGTTCAACAATACGCTTGGCAGCACATTGCGTATGCGGCAATTGCGCGAAAACCTGCCAGTGATCGGAGGCTTGCTGATTTTCGGCGCGTTCATTTTGCTGCGGGGCAGAGCAGGCATTGAACGTCTGGTTTTGGCCATGCGCAGCGGCACGGTCGGCGCAAAAGTGCTGGGCAATTCGCCCAAAAGCCAACGACTGCTGGGCCTATTGCTATCCTTTAGCCAAGTGATCGTCCCAAGCCTTGCCGTGATGGCGCTGTATTTTGCCGCCGTGTCCAGCAGCTTGCTCGGCGAGCGCGGCAGCGCGATCGCGGAATCCATCGCCGGTTTGGGCATTATCTACTTTATCGCGCGCTGGATCGGGCTGTGGCTGTTTCCATCTTCGGGCAGCTTATACTCTCCGCTGCTGCTGACCGATGGGCAGCGCACCCAAGGCCGCGTTCTGGTAAACCTGTTGGGCCTATTCAGCGGCCTGTATGAGGTCGCATTGGCCGCATTGGGCAATGAACGCGCCCCCGCCGCGGCCGTGTCTGTCATTGCCTTTCCGCTGATTGTGCTGACCGCGATTGCCTTGTTCCGACTTGGGCAATTGTTCATCCAACACGCCAAGGCCAATGCGGTATCGGGGCAGGATACTGCCTTCAAGGACCGTGCCATCGGGCTTGTGGGGCGCGCGCTTTTGGCTGTTGCGCTTCTGGCGCCGACCCTTGCGGCGCTTGGCTATCGCAACGCGGCAGAGGCGCTGCTTTACCCGTCCATTGCATCTGTGGCGTTGTTTGCGGTGCTGCTGCTGTTCCTGCGCCTGATAGAGGATATCTACGATCTGGCCACAAAGCGAACTGACGATTCACCCGAACCGTTGGTGCCGGCATTGCTGGGCTTTGTTCTGGCAATCGGGTCTTTGCCGCTATTCGCGCTGATCTGGGGTGTTCGGGGAACCGAAATCTCAGAATTCTTCGCGTTGTTGCTGCAAGGCTTCCAGATTGGAGAAACCCGGATCGCACCCAGTGCGCTGTTGGTGCTGATCGTGGTTTTCGCAATCGGCTATTACATCACACGGCTGCTGCAAGGGGCGCTTGGCACCACGGTCCTGCCGAAAACTCGAATCGACAAGGGCGGGCAGAAGGCCATCATCTCTGGCACCGGCTATATCGGTATCTTTGTGGCCGCGCTGGTGGCCATTTCGACCGCCGGGATTGACCTGTCAGGGCTGGCCATCGTGGCAGGTGCCTTGTCGGTCGGCATTGGCTTTGGCTTGCAGAATATCGTGTCGAACTTCATCTCGGGGGTGATCTTGCTGATAGAGCGCCCGATCGCCGAAGGCGACTGGATCGAGGTGGGGACCACGATGGGGACCGTGCGCTCTATCTCTGTGCGCTCGACCACGATCGAGACCTTTGACCGAACCGATGTGATCGTGCCCAATACCGACCTGATTGCCGGGTCTGTGACCAACTGGACGCGCTACAACATGACCGGGCGGATTATCGTGCCGGTGGGCGTGGCCTATGGCAGCGATACGCGCCGCGTGCAGCAGATCTTGCAGGAAATCGGCGATGCGCAACCCTTGGCGCTGCTGGACCCTGCGCCCAGCGTGATCTTTGCAGATTTCGGTGCCGATGCGTTGATGTTCGAACTGCGCATGGTGCTGAGCGATGTCAGCCTTGGCCTGTCGGTGCGCACCGAAATCCGCCACCAGATCGCAGAGCGCTTTGCGCAAGAAGGGATAGAGATGCCGTTCTCGCAGCGCGATATTTGGTTGCGCAACCCCGAAGTGCTGCGTCCGGATCATCAGCCAGAACCCAAGGACGTGCCGCGCAGCGATGGTGCCCAAAAGGTCGCCATTCTGCGCCGTGACGAAATCGTCAATGACGGGTCGGATGGCGGCACAGGAGAGGGTGACGGGCGCTGA